The Anomalospiza imberbis isolate Cuckoo-Finch-1a 21T00152 chromosome 8, ASM3175350v1, whole genome shotgun sequence DNA window CAGTTGTTTCCAAAAGGTAGTGCATTTCCTGTTGCAAACTGGTCCGGCCTTATCCTGAAAGTGGGTAGCTTAAATGCAATACTGATTTTAACCACAGTTAGAACAGCAATGATCCTGCCTTTTACCGTTATTTATGAAGAGCTTATACCAGGAGATTCTTCAGTGACTAAGTTGTATCAATATTTAATATTCTTTCAAAAGTTGTTGACAATACATTGTCTTTGGCATTTTTCAGTCTGAACTGCAAAGGACTGTTCATACATTCTATGACTAAGGGTTCCAAACAAGGAACTCCAGACATTTATCACAGCTCATAAAATCCAAGGTAATGACagccttttaatttctgtgctgAGAATTGCCAGCATTTTAAACAGTACTTTGAAACACATTTGCCTCAACATAATACAGCTAAATCTGAGATGACTTTAATCTTCACAATTTGCACTCAATTAGGATTTACTTGTAATACCGTTGGGTAACATATGGTCATGTCTGATGACAGCTCCCAGCCAATAGACTTCAGGCTCAACATACCAAAATAGAATGTGGGGGGGGTGTTTTCTTCTGCTCACAATGTATTTGAGACCCTATTGTATTAAGAGTTTGAAAGAGGATCAGAATATGCAGGATGCAGGCTGTACCCATTCTGAGCTCCAGTATGACATGCCAAAGATATACAAGAACAGATTCCTGGCTTCAAGTCTGAAATGATTTGCTACCCCAGCCACTCTGTTTGCTGGAGGTAGCTACAAGAATAGACTCTGAAGTCTGGGAAGAGCACTTTTTGTACTCCTGTCAAAATGTTGCTACATATGAATGCATGTGGAGGAAAGAGTCTAAAGATGGTCTAAGCCTTTCTGGATGCACATACACTCTGTTGGTGTGTGTGAGTGTCCTGAATGAAGCCTGCCACTCACGATTTTCAACTGACTGTGCAAAGGGTGTTACAGATGTTACATACAAGGTGCTAACAGTCACCTCATCTTACTCAGAATGTAACAGAGATAGGTGAATTGTCATGAAGACAATAGCCAGAAAGGAGACAAGAACAGAACAGCAACTGAGTGTTTTTAATCAGAGTGTGCCAGATATCAGCTGTGCCTTCCATACTTAAATGAGGTCTATCTATCACTGCTAAACTCTTTACATGACAATTTTTTCCGTAGCATTTAAGGAAGTATTTCCACATATGAACAATATTCTTCTCCAGTGAGGCCTTATCTAGAGgttaaaaaccacaaaatggCACTTTTTTGCCTGTGATTGTTATATAATAAGAttatgaaaaaatacttttctctattttcctgacatttattttgtcttttaccACAGTCTATAAAGATTTTCATATCAGAAGTGCTGGAAACTGTAGCTCAGCTTCTTATGAAGCAAAGATACTGAGAAACATATAAGGTATTGTGATTAGATAAGGCATAACCCCACAgctcaatttttttctcaagttATGCACATTCATTCTGATGTACTTTATCActgccacaaaaaaaaccccacagcttcACACTGTAAATGTaaaattaaggtttttttttccaacatgcACAGTTTAAAATGCTAGGACAGTGgaaaaaactatttttcctCACTGGATCTGTCCAGTAATCTATTTCTATTGAAATTCAATATGAATATTCAGTATGGATTTCTGAATTCAATGTGACATGTAACATTCAGTGCTACTTTGGTAATTCTTTACAGATGGTGTTAGAAGGTAAGAATCCTTTCTGTGGGGTGCGAATTCCTTAAGATTTGGAGAATGACTATTTGCTTACTCATTTTAAGTCACATATAGTTTAAATTTTTATCAAATATGTTGTTTAATGCAAGTCTGTTCATTGAACTCTGAATAACCAGACTCAAAATGTAACTCTACCATCTATTCTAATTTATAATATAACTCAAGCCAAATTCTTATTTTGATTTTAGTTTTGAGCAGAACTAAATAGCTAAGGCCTAGTTTTAGCTTTTAAAACTCATAAAACTTTATGATCCTTTAAAATCTGTCCACAAGTATTTCATTTTCTGACTTCCTGTGGGTATGAATTTCCCACATATTCTGAAAAGAGGTATTTTTTATCTGTCCCAGATTAGTCTGCATGCAGAGTCTGCATTACTCAGATCATATGCTAAAAATCTTCCATGGGCACAAGATTAAATGTTTTGCTGTATATTATTTGCTTTCTATATTCTGCTCCAATATTCCCCAGTTCTCATGTGCAGCTGATCCCACCATTCCCCCATTAGACTCATGTAGATATGTGGTCACTGACAAGCCACAGTAGCAGGAGGCTCATCTGAAGGTGGCAGCAAGAACAGCTTTTTCACTGGCAGAGATGCCAAGAGGATAGAGGTGAAAGTTGGAATAAACTACTTTTGGTTTTAGTAAAGCCTTTAATACAgccatattttaaattatatgaaTGAATAAGAATCAATTTAAAGGTGATAGCTGGCTTTCGAATACTGAGAGGCAGAGTTTATTAGCTCAAGCGCAGGACTATgctaatgaaatatttaatgctTCCAGGACTTCAATAAGTATTTCTAGACAAACCTTCACTGCCTTTTATAGATGTACAAGTCTGGGTCAGTACTACTTCATAGCTGTCTGTGACAGGCATGACTGGATTGCATAGGTATGGTCTAAGACTGTTTATTCTGTTCTGTTCTTGTACTGTTTGGTACAAAGGAAAACTTGTTCCTGAGTAGGCTTTCTAGGCccctgaaatataaaaataattaataataaaaccCTTAGATTCCTTTCTAATTCCCATATCAAAAGAAGtaatattagatttttttcccaaggtttttcagtttttatgcCAAACAAACCTGTATAGATTAAAATTGAAGTtggaagttttctttcacattatcttaatattaaaatatttccattttatgaaaatgaaaatagtaTTCTGAGTTGCTTAACAATTACATTTGTAATAAGAAAAACTTAAATCTAAAGTGTGttagattttgattttttgtaaatcttcccttcccttcccttcccttcccttcccttcccttcccttcccttcccttcccttcccttcccttcccttcccttcccttcccttcccttcccttcccttcccttcccttcccttcccttcccttcccttcccttcccttcccttcccttcccttcccttcccttccctccccttccctccccttcccttcccttcccttctctttccctccccccTCTTTTTAGAGTgatcaagaaaaacaaaaaaaaagagaatgagaagattatttatatttttaatgtaagaTTGAGTGAGGGCAGAAAAAGTGTATTCCCATTTTGAAATCTCTCTAATTTCAGCCAGGAGCAGGTGGAGAGTCATCACAGTTCATGAAGCACAGCTGTGATAAACTCACATTGAATAGCTCCACTGAACTGATGAACTGCTGCATTCTAGATAAGTAGAAGATTCAGGAGGTCATcaagaaaatgcatttcaaatatGCAACCTGACTTAGTTCAGAAACATACTTTTGAACGTGCAGTCCCTGAGGAATTGGTATATTACATGCTTGCattatattttctgtattctCTACATCCTACATTTTGGATAGCTTTACATGTTTGTTCAGCATGATACACCACGCAGAGTTAGCCAATCATAAATACTGAATATTAAATACTCTATCAAGCCCTCCTGTCCTGGGGTTATATTTGAAGCAGTGAGAGGTCTAGTGATCCGCAGCAGGCTTTGTTTAGTGGCCATCACGGGTGGTGGCCACCAAACCGATCTGATTCCCACAGATGGTTCTGCTGAGGGCCTGGTGCCCCTGATGGCTcgtcctggcactgctgcccacTGTGCTGATGTACGGCCCCTTGAGCTGTGCAGCTGTGACATCGGCCTTGTGTTTATGTTAAGtaagttttcattttaactgtgcatctgctgaacaCTGCACAAGCCCCAGCCTGCTCCTCAGTAACAGCAAGCTGCTGGTCAACATTCATAATCCAGTCATGAGGGAGGGGTTTCTCAGTGTCCAGTGGGGCCCATCTTGAAGCAGGGGCAAGATGCttacctgctcttcacagcctgtAGACTCTCTAGAACCATCATGACTGCTTGGCTGACTTGTTGTGTCCCAAAGCATTTGAAACCTGAGCGAtctcaaaaaattatttaaaattaaatgtgcaAAACTACGTAAATCAAGCTGCTAAATGTAAAGTCAAACATCACTTTGACAGGAACTTTAGCCATGCTGAAGGTAGTAGTAGCTGTAGTCATTACTGGGTTCTCATTTCATCTTGACCCTGTTGATTACCCTATGGAAAGATTCGTGTTTCAGTTTACTACCATGCCAACCAACATGTTAAGCCAGCGGGCATATGATTGTTAAAGCTGGCTGAAAActcaattgatttttttcactgaatagAAAAGCAACTTTTAGTCCAGTTTTGTGATGGGATCTGTAGGTATTCTCTGTAATTCTGAGAGCATAGCTAGGAGCTGAGGTTTTGAGCCAAAAAtggtttggggtatttttttccctgtccaAATAAGGGAAATAAAGATCAATATTTGACTTCAGAATGTAGCACCTCCCCCTCCTTGATTCTTGAGAATTTCTCTCTGTGAAGGTTTTTCCCCTTCCTTATTTTTATCATTTAATTATGGACAAAACCCTGTATTCAGTGGAGTTAAAATATAACTAGGACCTTGTGTTTAGATGACTGGAGGGCACTTAGCTACAATTACATTGACATGAGTGAGTAAGTCTTCTAATGTGATCACATCAAGTGCGTGTTTGGTTATTTCTGTCACTTAAGAGAAGTTTTGCAAAATGTCAGGAGCTTAGGAGAGAGGAACAAAATGGGGAGACAATACAGGGGCTCTGGCAGGAGGAAGACATAACGATGACTGCAAGATGACAGAAGCCAGTGGCATAATGATTACTGCTGTGGGAAGCTTAAGAGGTTAATGTCATGCAGCTAGGGATGTATGGAGTTTGCATGGACCCAGATCCCAGATCTGATCCAATTGCAGACCAGTTCTAAATAAAATGACTATAAATCAGTTCAAGAATTCTAGTGAATCGTGCTTTGTGCTCATGGTTTGTGATCTAACCAGCAGTTCTTGATAGAATTACAACTGCCCTGCTCACACCCACCTGCTATTTGCTCTGTATTGGGTTAACAATAGTAAATAAACCGTGTATTGGATTTCAAGCTGACCTGTTCATGCCAAATGAATTTGACTTGCCCACAGGCTGTCCTAATTCAAAACATATGTATTGATTTAAATTCTGTTCCTTTCATACATTAGGGTACTGTTTAGATTTTTACCTCATCAATATTCTTCACCTTTTTGAATGGATGCATAGTTTGTTAAGGATTTGGTTCAAAAGGGTTCTCAGGTAGATGTGTGTAAGGTGGTGAAAGAGTAGAAGTGAGGTGCACTATGGTGATGTTGTACAGCACTTACCCCTGTCACCTGCAACCAACAGAAGACAGTTTGTCCTTTTGCAGGCACAACCTCTATTAGTATTAAAGGAAATTTACTTCAATTGCAGGAAAGATGGGGTCCTTGTTTAGTGAAAATACAACTGAAGTCAGAAAAATGATAGTATGATAATATATTTCTCATATAGCGATGTAATAGGACACAGATAGAAGTTTTCAATTTTTCCCAGGCTTCCAAGGGGTGAAAGAATTTTGCATGTAAAATAGCGTTTCTCCtaagaagaaatttttaaaaaatcagaaccTCATTTCAGACTCTGAACAACAAATTTAGGCCTCTAAATCAGAAGCCCGAGCTTTTCAAAAGTGCTGAGCTCTGCCAACCCCCACTGCTCTTAGGATACAACTTCTAAGGCTGGACATCATTTGACTGCATGTTCTTGCAAAGAAATACTAAGAATATGCAGTAGGTCAAAGTGGCTCCTTATCTTTGTGCGGCGATaagggctgctgctcctcctagGAAACAGTGTCTCAGAAGCGGAAGGCTGCACTTCTTATCATTCAAGTGTGTGCCATAAAGGGGTAAAAATAGGGACGTTGAGGATAAGAAAGCTGAAACTAAGGCACCTGCTACCCACAGAAGGAAACTTGGGAATTAAATAAGTGAGAGTCTGTTCTGTTTTGAATACTGCAGATCTTCACTTACAGGAACAAATAATTTGCCTGTAAAAGCCTCTGAGATTACTGATATGAGCAAAGGCTTCCTGGATTTAGATTCCTGACTTTATCATGCAGACAACATTCCATTTACTGAGTTTTACCAAAGTTCATAATGTCACAGTTGACTGAGAGAATTAGATTTCAAGAGCTGTTAAACATTTGCAGGACATCCTAAACCCCCACTGAAAATCCTCTAGTTTGTGACCTAAATACAGTTGATTAAACAGAAAGTTTGAAATAAGGCATTGACATTGTATCACTGTCACCAGATAATGCATAATTCATTCAATCTCACAATATTTTAATCCAGTATTCACTTTGCCATGATATATAATGCAGGCTATTTACAAAGATTGCCATTCTTTAAATGCCAATTTTCACTTAAAACAAGCAGCAACAACAACCAGCCCCATACCCTGCTCCAAAGCCTGTTTGCAATGGTCTTCATTTGCATCACTATTGTACAGATTTACACTGAATAGAAAAAGGGGATGTTCCTTTTCTTCGAGAGTCTGCCTTGTATACTACCTGCAGCCACATTCTGCCACTTTCATCCCTTCATAGTTATATATCAAAGTGGGTACACCAGCATCATCCTTATAAAGAATGGAGATTGAATCTAGTTTGGTTGGAACACAACAGGCCTTGGAGGctttttttggattttggagaTGCACCAGAGTTTGGACAATAGCATGTTTAGTTGGGGTGACGTTATCTGTCAGAGGGAAGAAGCAACCTCCTTTACACTCAAAAGCCTCATAATCTTTTGGTGCAATGATCCAGGAATCCCAGCCAATCTCTTCAAAGTTCACATGGAgggaagttctcctgcagtggtTGGCTCCAACACTTCTCTTGCTTCTGGAGGAATGCAGGTGGGATCCAGTGATggccttttcctctccctgctgtTCCTCTTCAGATGAAGTGTTGTTCTTCCCTAGTTTCTTGAGCACACTTTCTTGTTCATGAACAATCATCTCGCGGAGCTCCACTTTGGTCTCCTTTGTCCCATTGCTGCGGTCATTGGAGAACACTATTAACAGGGGCAGGTTTTTTGTGTCAGGGGTAACACTGACATCCAGCTTCCCACAAGTAAAACCACTCAGAGCTTTAGTCTCTATAACAACCTCTAGCTTATTTTTAGTCTCCAGTTTGTCTGCCCTGACCCATCTTTTCACAGCGTTGGACACTTCAAACATCTTCCAACCACATTCCTGGATATTGTGAGAGACAAGGGAAGATTTGGTACTTTCTGGGTTTTCCCAGTGGCCATCATCTAGAACATCATAAATTACCATGTTGCCTTCCAGCCTCGAGAGAGACCCAACTTCCCTGTGACAGGAGATATAAATTCTCAATTCAGCTCTGGTAATTTCCTCATATTGTGGAATAGAGATGTTGAAGAACAAAATGTGTTTCTGAAATGGGTTTTCTTCTGGTGAATCTAAAGAAAAAACATCTGCAATAGGAAATTAAAATGTGGTTACAGTGTTTCTGACTGTCCAAGTAACTTGATTTTAAAAGACTATatattttggggataaaatAAGAGCATGGtaacacagattaaaaaaaaaaaaaatcctgtcttCTGGCTAAATTTCAAGGGCAGAGAGTGAAAAGAGGAAATGGAAGTCCCTGGTGTTGGTAGTATTTTACTGTGATTACAGAGCCAGGTGAGTGTGTGGAGGGAAGCATAAAGAGGCTGCCTAGAACAAGCTATGGATGATGCTGGGCAGTGTTAAGAACATTAATAAGGCATGTGCAGAGTTTTCAGATTTAGCAATTTGCTAAAGATAATTTTACAGAAagaatttgtaaaaaaataaatgatttCCTACTCTTCTGCTCTAATATACATATATAAGTATCTTTAAGAACTGGCTGTGATgaagtttttgttgtttgttaaGTTTGAAAGCAGCTTAGACTGGGAGTTTGGGGAAATAGAAAAGTTTTTGAATGTCCTGAAATGAAGCTCCAGTGTCTGTCTGAACTGGGTCTTGGTGATAAACAGTCTTTCATGCCCATGTCCCAAACTGTTCCAGACTGGACTCCTTGAGTTTGTGTGGATTTGTTCATGTTTGTTGTCTGCTAATCTATGTGCAGTACCAGCAAATCTGCCTTGGGAGGGGCAGATATTTGTCTGGAAGATCAGATTGGTAGTATTTAAAAGTCATCCCTGATGTCTATTTAATGCTTATTGTAAACTAACTGCTTAATCATGACTGGGTTTTAGGGCAATTTTAATTGGCTGTTGCTGCCATTTCTTCAGACCATTTGCCCTGTAAAGTAGTCAGAGGGAAGAGTGAGATATGGAAACTATAATCTAGGTCCTATTGTTGAGATTTCAGTTGAGCATTGTTGAGAACAGTGCTGTTCCTTGCTTCGATCCAGCAACAAATTTCTCAGCTGGTTGCAGGAGTTTTTAAATATGTACAGAGCCTGCCAAAAAGAAAAGCTCTCTAGCATCGGTCTCAATTACAGGTGATCAAATTTGCATGCTAACATAAAAACTCAGTTTGAAATATCTAGGATTGAGAAGAATGCTTCATGTAAACCTTGTTATTTGGTGCATCATCTTAGCTGAAGCACTTAAGAAGAGAATATTGTACagtgaaaatataaaagaagaaaactaaagataactgcattttttaaagattGAAAGAAACGATATAGTAAGAATACAATAGAAAATTTTTATGTTTCATTTCTAAAGAATCTGTGGAAGCTAGGAACTCAGTTTCTTCTgaatttcaaaagaaactgACTATTTACTAATAATGtacttctttaaaaattatagtCCACATATTGAGGACTTTTCCTACCTTCAGTACTGAAGCTCCTTACAATATtggatgcagggatggaggaCTTGTCTGCAGCATATCTGTTGTATAAATCAATCATGAACTGTGGTGGTTCTTCTTTGGTCTTCACTTGTGAGGGTACTCTTGACAAATTCAAACTCCTTAGTAAATCCATCTTCATATTCTCCAAGAAAGATTTAAAGTTGAAATGGGTCTCATCCTCTACTTCTCCGGGATCATGAAAGTGTGCATCAGACTTTCCCATAGCTGATAGCCTGTCCCAGTCTTCCAAAGGCTTGCCTCTTGTCAAACAGGCAATGATGTTGAAAACAGACAGTGCAGCTAATACTCCAAAACAGCACATTTCTTCTATATTTACTTTCTGGTAGAGAAACAAGAGGACAAAGGTATTTTAGCTGATTGCCAGTCTTGTTTCAATAAAGACAGAGGAAAGAAGATGTAAGGCAAACAACCGGAATGCCCTTTGCAAATCACTTTCTGGTGTTCTTTTTGCAGTCTGCTTCAAACCCCAGCCTCTTGTCAGTTGTCAAGCAGATTGGTCATACACTTGTCCTTATCAGAGTCATTGATGCCATGCTTCAGCTTCTGTTATCTAGCAAAGCTCTTAGTTAATGAAGATTCTGTAAACATCTGACAAACACATGTGGCTGGTGGGAAGGACGTTGTATATTGTAAAGAATCCACATTTCACTTTAGGGTCATCTTTGCTTAATTACATTCTTCTATCACTTCCTTGCCAACACAGAGAGATGCTTTCTTAGGGACACAGAAGTTTACACTGTTTTCAGCAGGACTAGAAAATACAGATCTAGAACAAAATCACTCTATTAGCTATTAGCAAAT harbors:
- the GDF2 gene encoding growth/differentiation factor 2, which encodes MCCFGVLAALSVFNIIACLTRGKPLEDWDRLSAMGKSDAHFHDPGEVEDETHFNFKSFLENMKMDLLRSLNLSRVPSQVKTKEEPPQFMIDLYNRYAADKSSIPASNIVRSFSTEDVFSLDSPEENPFQKHILFFNISIPQYEEITRAELRIYISCHREVGSLSRLEGNMVIYDVLDDGHWENPESTKSSLVSHNIQECGWKMFEVSNAVKRWVRADKLETKNKLEVVIETKALSGFTCGKLDVSVTPDTKNLPLLIVFSNDRSNGTKETKVELREMIVHEQESVLKKLGKNNTSSEEEQQGEEKAITGSHLHSSRSKRSVGANHCRRTSLHVNFEEIGWDSWIIAPKDYEAFECKGGCFFPLTDNVTPTKHAIVQTLVHLQNPKKASKACCVPTKLDSISILYKDDAGVPTLIYNYEGMKVAECGCR